A segment of the Sulfurovum indicum genome:
TCCTCCATCATCCTTCTCACCCCTGATGAATTTCTGTATCATCTTTTCAGGTTTCTCAATTCTTCCGTCATTAATGATCTCCAGGCTGTGAGAGAGTTTTATCTCTATCGTTCCTTGCGGGGGTGTATATTTGATCGCATTAAAGAGCAGGTTGTCTATGATCCTTATCAGATCCTCTTCATCCATAAAAACCTTTTTGGGTGAAAGGTCAGTATGTATCTGCAGTTTTTTATTGTGTATGTTCGTCTCAAAAAAGCTGATCCTCTCTTTCAGTACTTCATCGACCGATATCTCTCTCTTTTCCTTTTTGGAGGTATGGTTAAGTTTGATAAAACTTAAATCTTTGAATATCTTTGAGACCCGGAATGAGGAAGCTATGATTTTTTTTAACTCTTCATTCTCTTTCAGTTCCGGGTGCAGCGCCTGCAGCATCTCAATATTGATAACAATATTACTGATAGGCGTATTGATCTCATGTGTTGCATCTGTAATAAAGTCTTCCAGAAGGAGAATGCTTTCTTTCATAGGCTTTAAAAATATCCTACCCAGAACGATCGAGAACAAAACAACAAAGAATACGGCAAAGAGGAAGAAGTAAAAGAGTTTCTCTTTCAGGTTTTGGATTTCAGAAGAGATATCCATATAGGAAACGAAATTCATGTTTCCCCACTTTTTGTGTGTTTGATGCATATAGTAAAGCCGATCTTTCTCTATCCAGTACTCTTTGGAAAAATAGATATGCTCAGGTTTGAAGTTACCTGTCACATAGACTTTATTAATATAGATGGCCACAGGTATATCATTATATTCCGGAGCGATTCCTGTTTTAAGAAAATGTTTTTCGTGATTTAGTTCGATAAAACGGTAAATATTGTTTTTTATTTTCAGTATATTGTTGTTGATAATGTTATTGTAGGTAAGCTGATAGTAAAAATAGCCTCCTGCACCCAGTAAAAAAAGTGTAGAGAAGATGTATACAATCAAAAATCTTCTAAGAGACTCCTTCTCAGCCAACATATCGGTACCCTATCTCTTTGAGTGTCTCTATCTTCCCTTTTGGCAAAATACTTCTCAGCCTGCAGATGAATGTTCTGAGCGATGTTTCATTTGGCACTTCATTATATGTATAAAGATGGTCAAAGATCTCATTTTTCGTCAGGATCTCATTGTTTCTTTGCAAAAAGAGAGCCAAAAGTTTGGCTTCCTTGTTTTTCAAGTGTATCTCTTTATTGTTTTTATAGAGTGTCAGGTTGTTTACATCAAAAACCAGTGACTCGTCTATAGAAATACGTGTCTGATTCTTATATAGACGTCTGTAGACAGCATCGATCCGCAGGTAGAGTTCATTGAGAGAAAAAGGTTTTGTCATATAGTCGTCAGCTCCGCTTAAAAAGCCCTCCTCTATATCTTTTTCGCTATCCAGAGAAGTCAGAAATATGATCGGTATATTACTAAACTCTCTAATTTTTTTGGCAACTTCAAAACCATTGCACGATGGAAGCTTGACATCCAGGATAATCAGTTCGAAAGGCTCTTCGTAAACAGCATCTATCGCCTCTTTGCCGTCAAAAAGACTTTTTACTTCCAACCCTTTCATAGTAAGGTACTTGACAATTGTTTGGTTTAGGTCTATGTCATCTTCAACAAGCAATATCTTTTTTTTCATCAGCCGCCTTCCTCTCTCTTATAATATCAAAATCATTCTTCCAATACTACTATATTCAAAGGCAACCATAAAGGATTGCCCCTACAAATCAAAACATATTTCAATTCAAAATTGTGGGGGGGTAACCCTTGTTGTTACCCTTTGTATATCATAACATCATCCCCGTTCAAGGGCAACCATAAAGGATTGCCCCTACATTTCACCACAGAATCAATACATTCTTTGTATTCAAAACCAACCCGTAGGGGTAACCCTTGTGGTTACCCTTTGGTACCAAAATACCTTTTCCGTTCAAGGGCAACCACAAGGGATTGCCCCTACAGGTATAAAAATATGACAATCTGACATATTTTTCATACACAAATACGATCTTTTTCTATACTTATATCATGAGCTACATCACACACCCACGAAAAAATATTCGCCTGCCCTATTATAATTATGCTTCTGAAGGGATATATTTCATTACGATCTGCACACGACACAGAGAACCTTTCTTTGGCAATATCACAGATCAGCGACTCATTCTTAATGATGCTGGTAAAATACTAAAAGAAACATGGTTAGATATACCAAATAGATTTCCGTTTGTTTCCATACATGACTTCATCATCATGCCTAACCATTTTCATGCGATCATAGAAACAGACCATACTACATCCATAAGATTAGGTGACATTGTTGGTGCATTTAAATCTATCACAACCAACCAATATATAAACGGTATACGTCATAAAAACTGGAAACCCTTTGAAAAAAGGTTGTGGCAACGAAACTATTATGAACATATCATACGCAGTGAAAAATCCTACCAAACTCTATCACAATACATTCAAAATAATCCCCTATCATGGAAAGAAGATATATTTTACATATAAAATTTTATTGTAATCCGTAGGGGTAACCCTCGTGGTTACCCACCAATCCATAACATCACCCCCATCCAAAGGGCAACCATAAAGGATTGCCCCTACATTTTTTCACAATATCAATACATTTTCAATATTCAAAACCAAATCGTAGGGGTAACCCTTGTGGTTACCCTTTGAAACCATTATGCATTCCCACGTACAATGTGGAAACGAAAAGATATCGATTACGTTCACCTGTGCCCTATTGTACCCCTATTGGCGATGTCTCTTGTCGGGCCAAGGATACCCCAACCTACATGTCATCACTTCGCACTCTCCTGCGCAGCTGCTTTTTGCCTGCATGTTTCTTCTTCGATGCCAAGCGACGTTTGACGGCACCTTTGGTCGGTTTGGTGGGGATGCGCTTTTTGTGCGTCACATTGACACTCTTGATCAACTCCACCAGCCGCTCCAGTGCCTCTGCTCTGTTGAGTTCCTGACTTCGGTGATGCTGCGACTTGATGACGACAATGCCCTCCTTGGTGATGCGCTTGTCTTTGCGTGCAAGGAGTTTTGTTTTATAGTGTTCAGGCAGAGAAGATGCCGCGATGTCAAAGCGCAGATGCACCGCCGCCGCCACCTTGTTGACCTTCTGCCCGCCAGACCCCTGCGCCCGTATGGCAGAGATCTCCACTTCGTTTTCATCGAGGGTGACGGTGTTAGATATTTTCAGGGATGGCATATTTTCTCTTTTTGGTGCTTTCTTCTTAGAGTTTATCTATATCTACTTAAAAGTCCCTACAAAATTGATAAATTTATCTCTAAAACAGTAAAAATATGCATAATATAGTAATAAATATGCATATTTATTATGCATTTATGCTATTATATGGATAACATGAATGCCAAATAAGGATTTTACTATGAACAATGTAGGCTACAAAGAGAAGATCGAAGCACTTCTTGAATACTACAAATTTTCAACCAAACTTGCAGAAGCTTTGCATGTGCACCGTATGTCTATACCAAACTGGCGTGAAGGCAAGGTTGAGATCAGCAAGGAGAACCGTTTGCGTATCGATGTACTCTATGCAACACACTGTGTCATCCCCTCTTTGAAAAAAGCGGATGTAGATGCGAAAGTACGCGAACTTGAAAGAGAAGACCACACTGCATATTTGGATAACATTGACATCGTTACCGAGGTAAGCAGAAAAAATGCCTTTGGTTCACTTGAAGTGGAAGTGGCTGATGTAAGCGAAAGCGTATTTTACAAAGTGGTGGAAGGCAGCTACATCGAGAAAGATATCGACAAGCGCAAATTTTTGGAGATGAACAATCTTGCCTTTTTGACCAAGCAAATACTTGTAGATACCAAAGAGGGAAGAATCACCTCCATAGAGAGTGATCTTATCAAAAAATGGCATTTTGGTTTAATGGCCGGCATCCGTGACGATGCGGGGAGGTACTCTACCAAAATGCGTATTATACCCGATACCAAAATCACTTTGACCCGACCTGAAGACATCCCTGAAGAGGTGGAGTACTGGGTAGGCAAATACGCTGAAGTCAAAAGCATTTACGACATTGCCCATGCCCATGAACATTTTGAGCTTATTCACCCTTTTGGTGATGGCAACGGCAGAGTAGGCAGACTGATCATGGCACATCAGTTTTTAAAGCTCGGTCTCTTGCCACCCATGATAGACGGACACAACAAAGCCCTCTACTACGCCACACTCGAAAAGGCTCAGATAGATGGCAATATCATTCCTTTGGTCTATTTTTTAACAGAGGCAGTGGAGAGGATGAAAGCGCAGTTGGGGATAAAGAGAAGTTTATAAGCCATCTCTCTGGTTCCCACGTTGCACGTGACACCCCTAGTTTCATAAGTCAAAAGAGAGATTGGCAAATGCCCCTTCGACACTTGCAGCACTTTTGTAGCGTGTAGCGAGTACCCTTACTTTTTTGGTCTGGAGGTCACATATAGCGATTCGGAAGCTCATACCCATCTGCGGTTCAACAACACAGATGATCTTTCCTTCATATTCCCGTGTGGCATGGATAATGCCCTGCAGTCCTGGAAAAAAGTATTTCGGATAACTCAGCGGTGTGATCTCAACAATCTTGATTTGATCATTTCGTTCAAGCGTATCGAGCACCAGCTGTGCATCTTCTATACTCTCAAACTGCACACACCAGTCATCAAAGACTTTATTGAAGTGCTTAAGGTCTTCATCCAAGAAGCCGCCGGCAAGTGATTGTAAAGCAAAAATTCCCATTTGTGTTATCCTCTACTTTAAAAGCAGAATATTAGCATAATTCTCTCTTTTTTCTTTCCCCATCCATAAATATACAAGGTGGATAAGAGAAGGAAAGATATTATATAGCATTAGCATCACCTGTCTCCTTTTTTCCTATCACAATACATTCAAAATAATCCCCTATCATGGAAAGAAGATATATTTTACATATAACAATTATTTAATCCAAACTGTAGGGGTAACCCTTTGGTACAAAAATACCTTTTCCGTTCTAGGGCAACCATAAAGGAATGCCCCTACATTTTTTCACAATATCAATACATTTTCAATATTCAAAATCAACCCGTAGGGGTAAGCCTCGTGATTACCCTCTGGTACCAAAATGCCCTCCCCATTCAAGGGCAACCACAAGGGATTGCCCCTACAAATGCAAACAAAATTTCAATCCAAAACCGTAGGGGTAACCCTTGTGGTTACCCTTTGAAACCATTATGCATTCCCACGTACAATGTGGAAACGAAAAGTTGTCGATTACGTTCACCTCTCCCTTATTTAATTAACTTGTTTGCTATACTCTATATGATTGAAACAAAAAAGGACAAACATGCAGTACGTATATATGATAAATAATAAAAATATTGTCTCTGACATTAAGTTTGGCACTATAGACACATTTGGAAACTTTAAAGCAGAAGCTGAGGATAACGCAATATTATTTGGCTTAAAAGAAAAGGTTGATAAAATGATGAAAGAGGGTGAGAAGAAACAGAATTTTAAAGGGTTCTCGCTCAGATTAAGGGAGGATGATTAGTATTTTCTATCGTTCCTACTCTCCTGAGTGGGAATAAATGCTGAATATATAATGTGCTTTAAGGTTCTGCCTTGTTGACGAAACTCCCGATAGTGTAAATTTTATTGAGTTATCATTCCTATCTCTACCACGTAACTATATTTATTTGGGAATATGGTAGATTTGTCATATTTTAGCTGATGTATGCATTCTCTCGTACAACTTAGAAATGCAAAAATACAACCTCACTCATCCTCCAATTCCTCAGGAAGCTCCAGAACATCGATCTTCGGTAATGCATTCCCTCCGGCAATCCCCTGAAGTGAACCGTACATCTCGGTAGTATTGGCCAGTACAGAGTCTATGAGCTTTTGGCGGCGTTTCCAGGCTGCCATGAGGGAGCGTCTCTCTTTGTCGAGCTCGGTCTGCATCTGCATGAAGCCGTCGACAATGGCTTTGAGCTGCATCTGAAACTCGTTGCCTGTAAGGTAGTTGTAGAGCAGTGTCATCTTGTCAGACTTGTTCTCCTCCTTTTGTACCGTCGCATGGATGCGGATGAGGCTTTCACGCAGCAGAGAAACCGAGCCTTTGAACTCCTCAAGAGAACAAACCCAGATGCCATCCACCCAGCCCATACGCTCCATGCCGTTAGGATAGACCGATGTTACCAGCACACCGATGTCTGCACTAGCTCCCAACATATCTTGCTTGAGTTTAACGATCCAGTTGTCACTCCACGCCTTGGTATTCTTCGACTCGTAGCAGATAATGCCGCAGTTTTGGGCATCGCGGGTGTGGACTGTCTGGATGCAGTCGGCTCCAAACGCCCCCTTTTTGACCTCTTCGATGGTATCAAACGGAAACTGGCTTGCCAACCAACTCTCGATGGCAAGCTCCAGTGCCTCACCCTGTACCTGCATGCTCCCCTGCTCTGCTTTGCGCTTGGCATCTTCAAGGCTGCGCTTAAGCTGCTCGAGCTGTTCATCTTTCTCCTTGAGTTTGAGTGCCTGCGCCTCCTCAACCTCCTTGAGCTTCTGTACCGCCATTTCATCGAGCATCTTCTGCATCTTGACTTTTTCGTCCCCCAGCCGTCTGTTGAGCTCCGCTTCGGCTTCCGCCTTTGCCTTGAGTGCCAGCTCTTCCTTTTCACGTTTGAGCTGTGCTATCTCAACCTTGGCGGCACTGAGCTCCTGGATCTCCTTGGACTTCTCTTCAAGCTCCTTCTGCATCATCGCCATCGCCTCGCTCTGATCCTCGACGATCTGCCGCTTGAGCTCATCGGCAAGTTTGGCACGCTCAACCTTCAGCTGCTCTCTTGTCGCTTTACGTAGTTCTTCATCGAACTTCTCTTTTTCTTCCAAAAGGGCTTCCTCTTTGGCTTTAAGTGCATCCAGATGGCTCTTGTACTGTTTGCGTGCCTCGTCGATCTCTGCTTGCAGTTTCTTTTTCTCTGCTAACTGCTGTGCCTTGAACTTCTCCTCAATTTGGTGATAGAATATCTCATCAATGTCTATTTGTGTACCACAGTTTGGGCACTGAATCGTATTGGCAGAAGGCATAAGTTGATCCTTTGAACTTTATTGGTTAAATTTTATCGTAAATTATCAAAGTCTTGTAACTATATGTCATTTTGTCATATAATTTTTAAAAAAGGAGATCCATGCGCCTCTTCATCGCCTCACCTGTTGCTCTGGATGACTATGAAACCGTTAAAAAAGATTTTGAAGGCATCTTTGAGGGCAAGTGGACCGAAGAGGAGAACCTGCATCTGACATGGGTATTTCTGGGAGAGACAGAAGACGCAACCCCTGTTCTTAACAAACTAAAAACGCTCACACCGCTTGAAAGTGAAGTACAGATATCCGAACTCGGGTACTTTGGCAGGCCGCCAAGGGTCTTTTATGCAAAAGCGGAGTCTCAGGTACTCAACAGCAAAGCACGGGAGTTTAAAGAGGCCGACTTCAAGCTTTACCGCTTTAAACCGCACATTACACTTTGCCGCATCAAAGTCATCCATGACTACAAAGCCTATAAAGAGATGATGAAAAGCTACAGAGAAAAAATGTTGGGAAAAGTGCTGCCGCAGATACACCTTTACAAAAGCACCCTTACACAAAAGGGTGCCCATTATGAAAAGTTAGTCTAAAAATGCCAGCAAAGAGGCTGTCACCGCCACATTGAGCGACTCAACCCCTCTGTTCATAGGGATGGATATACGCTCATCACAAAGTCTCTCTATCTGGGGAGAGACACCCTCACTCTCATTACCCAAAATAAAAATGCACTTCTCACCGTAGTTTTGTTCTTTGTAGCTCTTCTCTGCATGGGAAGAGAGTGTATAGAGTTCAGCACCCTCTCTCTTCAGTACAGAAAGCGTCTCTTTAAGATTTGAGGTTTTGATAATGGGCATTTTAAAAAGCGTACCTACACTGGCTTTGATGACCAGCGGGCTGATCTGTGCGGCACCTTTGGCAGGAAGCAGAACGGCATCGATGTTCCCTGCCGCACAGGAGCGGATGATCATACCGAGGTTCTGTGGGTTCGTCACTCCGTCAAGTGCGATCATGCGATATTTAATATTTTTTGATATAAAATCATCGGCGGAACCAAACTGCTCCAGCACAATATCCAGTGCCACCCCCTGATCCTGCTTTGCATTCTTGGAGATACGAGAGAGTGCCTGTTTGTCATGATAGGCAACCTCAATGCCGCGTTCCTTTGCAATGGCTGCCATTTTATCCAGTGCAGGAGCCGGCTTGTTAGACTTTGAGAAGTGAAGTTTATAGATGGTTACCGCAGGGTCTTCCAATGCTTCAAGCACCGCATTGCGCCCATAAATAGTCAAAACCTTTTCGAAAAAAGCTTTCTTTGCAAGGTACTCAGCAGAGTCCTGCTTCGAGCGCTGAGCGTTGAGCGTTGAGGAATTAGACATAGTTCTTCTTTAATCCTACCAGCATACGGGAA
Coding sequences within it:
- a CDS encoding sensor histidine kinase, which codes for MLAEKESLRRFLIVYIFSTLFLLGAGGYFYYQLTYNNIINNNILKIKNNIYRFIELNHEKHFLKTGIAPEYNDIPVAIYINKVYVTGNFKPEHIYFSKEYWIEKDRLYYMHQTHKKWGNMNFVSYMDISSEIQNLKEKLFYFFLFAVFFVVLFSIVLGRIFLKPMKESILLLEDFITDATHEINTPISNIVINIEMLQALHPELKENEELKKIIASSFRVSKIFKDLSFIKLNHTSKKEKREISVDEVLKERISFFETNIHNKKLQIHTDLSPKKVFMDEEDLIRIIDNLLFNAIKYTPPQGTIEIKLSHSLEIINDGRIEKPEKMIQKFIRGEKDDGGFGLGLHIVKKITDLYGFEFSLQSSGQKVFSKISF
- a CDS encoding response regulator transcription factor — encoded protein: MKKKILLVEDDIDLNQTIVKYLTMKGLEVKSLFDGKEAIDAVYEEPFELIILDVKLPSCNGFEVAKKIREFSNIPIIFLTSLDSEKDIEEGFLSGADDYMTKPFSLNELYLRIDAVYRRLYKNQTRISIDESLVFDVNNLTLYKNNKEIHLKNKEAKLLALFLQRNNEILTKNEIFDHLYTYNEVPNETSLRTFICRLRSILPKGKIETLKEIGYRYVG
- a CDS encoding REP-associated tyrosine transposase, encoding MSYITHPRKNIRLPYYNYASEGIYFITICTRHREPFFGNITDQRLILNDAGKILKETWLDIPNRFPFVSIHDFIIMPNHFHAIIETDHTTSIRLGDIVGAFKSITTNQYINGIRHKNWKPFEKRLWQRNYYEHIIRSEKSYQTLSQYIQNNPLSWKEDIFYI
- the arfB gene encoding alternative ribosome rescue aminoacyl-tRNA hydrolase ArfB translates to MPSLKISNTVTLDENEVEISAIRAQGSGGQKVNKVAAAVHLRFDIAASSLPEHYKTKLLARKDKRITKEGIVVIKSQHHRSQELNRAEALERLVELIKSVNVTHKKRIPTKPTKGAVKRRLASKKKHAGKKQLRRRVRSDDM
- a CDS encoding Fic family protein, which translates into the protein MNNVGYKEKIEALLEYYKFSTKLAEALHVHRMSIPNWREGKVEISKENRLRIDVLYATHCVIPSLKKADVDAKVRELEREDHTAYLDNIDIVTEVSRKNAFGSLEVEVADVSESVFYKVVEGSYIEKDIDKRKFLEMNNLAFLTKQILVDTKEGRITSIESDLIKKWHFGLMAGIRDDAGRYSTKMRIIPDTKITLTRPEDIPEEVEYWVGKYAEVKSIYDIAHAHEHFELIHPFGDGNGRVGRLIMAHQFLKLGLLPPMIDGHNKALYYATLEKAQIDGNIIPLVYFLTEAVERMKAQLGIKRSL
- a CDS encoding DUF2130 domain-containing protein is translated as MPSANTIQCPNCGTQIDIDEIFYHQIEEKFKAQQLAEKKKLQAEIDEARKQYKSHLDALKAKEEALLEEKEKFDEELRKATREQLKVERAKLADELKRQIVEDQSEAMAMMQKELEEKSKEIQELSAAKVEIAQLKREKEELALKAKAEAEAELNRRLGDEKVKMQKMLDEMAVQKLKEVEEAQALKLKEKDEQLEQLKRSLEDAKRKAEQGSMQVQGEALELAIESWLASQFPFDTIEEVKKGAFGADCIQTVHTRDAQNCGIICYESKNTKAWSDNWIVKLKQDMLGASADIGVLVTSVYPNGMERMGWVDGIWVCSLEEFKGSVSLLRESLIRIHATVQKEENKSDKMTLLYNYLTGNEFQMQLKAIVDGFMQMQTELDKERRSLMAAWKRRQKLIDSVLANTTEMYGSLQGIAGGNALPKIDVLELPEELEDE
- the thpR gene encoding RNA 2',3'-cyclic phosphodiesterase; its protein translation is MRLFIASPVALDDYETVKKDFEGIFEGKWTEEENLHLTWVFLGETEDATPVLNKLKTLTPLESEVQISELGYFGRPPRVFYAKAESQVLNSKAREFKEADFKLYRFKPHITLCRIKVIHDYKAYKEMMKSYREKMLGKVLPQIHLYKSTLTQKGAHYEKLV
- the rlmB gene encoding 23S rRNA (guanosine(2251)-2'-O)-methyltransferase RlmB, coding for MSNSSTLNAQRSKQDSAEYLAKKAFFEKVLTIYGRNAVLEALEDPAVTIYKLHFSKSNKPAPALDKMAAIAKERGIEVAYHDKQALSRISKNAKQDQGVALDIVLEQFGSADDFISKNIKYRMIALDGVTNPQNLGMIIRSCAAGNIDAVLLPAKGAAQISPLVIKASVGTLFKMPIIKTSNLKETLSVLKREGAELYTLSSHAEKSYKEQNYGEKCIFILGNESEGVSPQIERLCDERISIPMNRGVESLNVAVTASLLAFLD